DNA sequence from the Perca fluviatilis chromosome 4, GENO_Pfluv_1.0, whole genome shotgun sequence genome:
ACAAATCAATGTTAACTATGCCATGTCTTTCATACTCTGTCATTTATGTACATCCGCAGGACTCCACTATCATATCTGGGACGTCCGTTTTGACAATGCTGTGCTGGGAGTTGAAGTACACCATGGAGAGTGGCCGGCGCTCAGTGGGAACACAGCATGAAGATGCAGCTGTGTTTATGCCGTTGACTTTCAGCTGGCTGAAGACAGTGGCATGGAATGAGGATGCTATACCTGGAGAGCCAGCCAGATGTTGGGGGCACTGACCCATGCAATAGTTCATATGGTAGCCTTCAGGAGCAATGATCCAGTCATGCCACTGGATATCCTTGAACTTGATGTAGAAGTCTCTCTTGCAGCACACGCTTACATCGTCACCACAACGCAACGAGCGCTTCTTAAGTGTGTGTTTGGAGTGGTCGTCACGGAGACGCACCTGGGCCACCAGGAAGGGCTGGTTGGGGGTGTCAGAACCCTCCAGGGAGCAAAGGTTCTTCCCATCTTCATCGCAGCTGACCTCCAGCTGCAGCCGGCGCTGGCCGCCATCCAGGAAGGCCTGCAGGGTGCGGGTGATGGGGAAGGTGTGCCAGCTACTCTCCTGGACCTCCAGCATCTTTTCAATCACCAGGGTGCGGTTAGAGCCTGACAACCCACCTTCTGCAGAGAGGAAGACCTGGGCAGAGAGGCGGGAGTCTCGATGAGGGTCCTCAGAGGAGCGGGCGTAGATCCACAGAGAAGACTGGAGCACCTGGATACTTTGGCCACGTTCCTGCAGAAACTGGAAGGTAAGACTGAGGCTGGCTGCATCACCAATCTCTGTCTCATCTATGGATCAATGACAAGAACAACACAGACTGTCAATATTTAGGAAATTTTGGAGTCACCTGGCTGTCTCACACAAACATGGGGAGGGAGTgggattttaaaagtaaaactgCAGATTCATGTAAAAATAAAGGACAGGTCAATCTACTTTTACTCAAATCAAGCATTTTACCTTATAATGTAAAATGTTATGGTTGACCCCTCATATAAGCTCACATCAAGGCCTATTATAGGCTACTTATGGTTAACTCTAAAAGGTATTGATAGGTACTCTAACATACATTTTTAGATTGTATGGAATAGTACAACAACGTAAAGTAATTGACAAGGCACACGGAATCCCTGACCTAATTTGTGTCCATTTTACGCACTGAGGAGGCGTAAAATGTACACAACATGCGCTCATGTGGTGTTTTCCCATACAGGGGAAAACAGCTTTACAGTGTAAAATGTGAATACCAAACTTACTTAGATCTGCAAAGCTCACTATTTCATAGCCTTGGTCGTTGGTAGGTATAGGCCTACTGTTTGCTAGTTCAAGAGTACCATCCTGTCTGACGCTCCCCGAATGCAGTTTGCGCAGTGCAATAAGGAGCGCTGCCCGGGGCACCGTCTGAGTGATGTTTGGTCTCTCTTTCAGGTGCAGCTTGTCCAAAAGTTGCTGCTTGGCGAATTCTATCATCATCCTTTCCTCTGCGTCTTTCTCCATCGCAGGCAAACCACAGGACGCGCAGCCAGGGGAGCCACTGACCCAGAGACCCTGCATCAGCAagtgtgcaaaaaaaagaaacgctGGAAGTACAAAAGACTGCGTCATCCTCGGCTCTGAAGTAAATAAATGCATTTCTGTGCTAGGCGTGCGTAGAAGAACAAATCCAAATCTTCAAATCCTTTTTTCCTGAGTTGTCTCTTTGGAAGTAATAAGTTTCAAAAAATGTTGTCAGAGGTCCTTGTTGACAGCACCGTGAAGACAAGAGCTGAGAAAAAGGAATGGTGTTTCACCCTCCCGATGGTGAAGATATCTGGGGTAATCCACCAAAACTGGTGACACGTTGGATTGACGCACCAATGAGCGCATCGGGACATCGAGGAAATTACTGGCAAAGCATCAGTGTGTCCTGctttcacacacaacacatcactcacacaacacatgcaaaaCACTCGCCCAACACGTAGACTACTGACCACATACACAGAGAAGGAATGACTAGTGGCACACGGAATCAATTAAAACAAATGCCAGTGACACACCTGGTACATGACCTCACTCGCTGCATTGCATTGACAAAGACGTCAGTTTAAGAGTGATTGGTTGAGATAGCCTGCATATAAACTCATAAAGTGGATAAAATAATGTCGGCATCTACGTTAATCACAACAGGTAGTTTTTCTGCCTCGTTGCCCTCTCCTGAGTAGAATACGCCAATACTGCCAACACTCTTAGCGATCAAAGTTTAAATCCAGTGCCCTTTAACCCAGTTACCTAGTTAGATTGAGCGAGCCACATAGCCACCAAACAATTGTAGTTCAAAACGTGCAAAAGTTCTCGAGGCTACGAGAGGTGCAGCGCGGTATTTGAAACACGTTCCGTCATGTTGCCTTCAAGGTTGCATAATATTAGCCAATTACAGCCTACTGTAaaatgatatgtgtgtgtgtgtgtgtgtgtgtgtgtgtgtgtgtgtgtgtgtgtgtgtgtgtgtgtgtgtgtgtgtgtgtgtgtgtgtgtgtgtgtgtgtgtgtgtgtgtgtcagagagagagagaaagaagaaggcTAATGATAGTTGCCCTTACAAGTCTTGTCTGGTTGGGTTCGCCATATAAAATCCAAAAAAGACCAGTTCACCAAAGTTGCACATGCTTTTGATGGACTTTAATGTAGCCTGTTTGCACTGTGAATCTGCTGAAATGGCATGATTGCCCTTGATATAAGACATAGGTCTACAGCACACTTGACATTCAATGTCCCAATTTATACCTATAATAATGTTGTATAGTTGGTTTGTAAGAAGTTAGCGTGTCAAGAAAGCTACTGTAATGAATTACTTCTAGTGAAACTTGTTGAATGTAGTAACATGTTTATAAGTTATACACTACCATTTCACAAACTTTGGTAAGGAGCCCTTCAGGTATGCACCCCCATGAAAAGAGAATGACTTTCACAATCAAGCTATATAGATAGGCTAATGTGTTGGGTTGAAAAGTGCCTTCACAACATGTGTTGTCACCTTTTGAAAGTGTAGCCTTCCACATGGACACATATAAGACAAGCTGTATCGACAATCAAGTTTTCTTAGAACTTGTCCTAAACTGTATAAGTGtatcatttaaataaacaagtcATAGGCCTAGTAGCCATATAGCCTATATTTTGCCTAAGGGTTAAATATGAGGTTGAGTTGTACTTGCCTGCCTACATGTGGGAACTTTTGGAACTACAACAAACTTTACCTACCTATTGGTGCCTTTGAATGTGTAAAATACATAGACTGTAAGTGTTTACATTTAAGGTAAAGACAAAGTTGTATTTAACTCAACAGCCACATAATCAAACTTAAGGAAGGTTAAAAATGAGGTTAAAAATCAATAATTTAATGTTGGAATGATAATGTTAATATAA
Encoded proteins:
- the LOC120558121 gene encoding inhibin beta B chain; amino-acid sequence: MHLFTSEPRMTQSFVLPAFLFFAHLLMQGLWVSGSPGCASCGLPAMEKDAEERMMIEFAKQQLLDKLHLKERPNITQTVPRAALLIALRKLHSGSVRQDGTLELANSRPIPTNDQGYEIVSFADLNETEIGDAASLSLTFQFLQERGQSIQVLQSSLWIYARSSEDPHRDSRLSAQVFLSAEGGLSGSNRTLVIEKMLEVQESSWHTFPITRTLQAFLDGGQRRLQLEVSCDEDGKNLCSLEGSDTPNQPFLVAQVRLRDDHSKHTLKKRSLRCGDDVSVCCKRDFYIKFKDIQWHDWIIAPEGYHMNYCMGQCPQHLAGSPGIASSFHATVFSQLKVNGINTAASSCCVPTERRPLSMVYFNSQHSIVKTDVPDMIVESCGCT